From Lycium ferocissimum isolate CSIRO_LF1 chromosome 12, AGI_CSIRO_Lferr_CH_V1, whole genome shotgun sequence, one genomic window encodes:
- the LOC132039689 gene encoding homeobox-DDT domain protein RLT1-like encodes MEDSREMHSEDDKGHTGKNRARIIKTPAQRKGLEKFYQEHKYPTESMKLEVAQSLGLTEKQVSGWFCHRRLKDKRLLSRGTYANGRQDRSSGVIQDRGSGFRQDSCGSTKQGDDKNFDHREVESRRFADVTREVDTRYRAESNLMEDTPSGSTSSLRDARFSQNVDSFDMATSRYLPCNQLTDLKSVKPRTGPSGYLKVKGQVENPSITAVKRQLGSLYRQDGPPLGVEFDPLPPGAFESSEQTPVDDPECDGEPVPDLTPDFTEVYKQSNSCIEYGSISKTNSHVSDLDGASFKKSLKSTHPEYYINQKPGENSSMHNGDRYYLGRNSSIDMRKDSRREVAVDGRCNYKFMAKHDGAEIKTSPGSSGGFRSPYIGKVNREQVTPRVTSCNEVSLKIVEEEDLECKPSNFVRKGSKHRYFPQRELSSKVEKDYIHVDRPAIDENYNVDRVKIPWDNEMRAAKRVRDEARNHQEYMRKASVTRMPSQTNHQIRSAAQMPSSFSEDDKTEETSSFEG; translated from the exons ATGGAAG ATTCACGTGAAATGCATTCTGAAGATGATAAAGGTCATACTGGGAAAAACAGGGCCAGAATAATCAAGACACCTGCACAAAGAAAAGGTCTCGAGAAATTTTATCAGG AACATAAGTATCCTACAGAGTCGATGAAATTGGAAGTGGCCCAGTCATTGGGATTAACAGAAAAGCAAGTTTCTGGGTGGTTTTGTCATAGGCGGTTGAAAGACAAGAGGCTATTAAGTCGGGGAACATATGCAAACGGAAGACAAGATCGTTCAAGTGGCGTCATTCAGGACCGTGGCAGTGGTTTTAGGCAGGATTCTTGCGGAAGTACTAAGCAAGGAGATGATAAAAATTTTGATCATCGGGAAGTTGAGAGTAGAAGATTTGCTGATGTGACGCGTGAAGTTGATACTCGGTATAGAGCAGAGTCTAATCTCATGGAGGACACACCTTCAGGAAGTACCTCTTCCTTACGGGATGCACGTTTTTCACAAAATGTAGACTCATTTGATATGGCAACTTCAAGATATCTACCGTGTAATCAACTCACTGATCTTAAGAGTGTGAAACCAAGGACCGGCCCATCAGGGTATTTAAAAGTGAAAGGCCAGGTAGAAAATCCTTCAATTACTGCTGTGAAGAGGCAATTGGGAAGTCTCTACCGGCAGGATGGTCCACCACTTGGTGTTGAATTTGACCCGCTTCCACCGGGTGCTTTTGAATCATCAGAGCAAACTCCTGTTGACG ACCCTGAGTGTGATGGAGAACCTGTTCCAGATCTTACACCAGATTTCACTGAAGTCTACAAGCAATCCAATTCATGCATA GAATATGGGTCCATCTCCAAGACAAATTCTCATGTCTCTGATTTGGATGGTgcaagtttcaagaaatcacTCAAGTCTACTCATCCGGAATATTACATCAACCAAAAGCCTGGTGAAAATTCCTCTATGCACAATGGCGATCGTTACTATCTTGGGCGGAACTCATCAATAGACATGCGCAAAGATTCCAGAAGAGAAGTGGCAGTTGATGGCAGATGCAACTATAAGTTTATGGCTAAACATGATGGTGCAGAAATTAAAACTAGTCCTGGCTCTAGCGGTGGTTTTCGAAGTCCCTACATTGGAAAAGTCAATAGAGAGCAGGTGACGCCTAGAGTCACTAGCTGCAATGAAGTGAGCCTTAAGATTGTGGAGGAGGAAGATCTTGAATGCAAGCCTTCAAATTTTGTCCGGAAGGGAAGTAAGCATCGTTATTTTCCACAGAGAGAGCTATCCAGTAAAGTTGAAAAG GATTACATCCATGTGGACAGACCAGCCATTGATGAAAATTATAATGTTGATCGCGTGAAGATACCCTGGGATAATGAAATGAGG GCTGCCAAAAGAGTAAGGGATGAAGCTCGTAACCATCAAGAGTATATGAGGAAAGCATCAGTGACACGAATGCCATCCCAGACAAATCATCAAATAAG GTCTGCTGCACAGATGCCATCTAGCTTTAGTGAAGATGACAAAACAGAAGAAACCAGTTCTTTTGAGGGTTGA